From Cellulophaga lytica DSM 7489, a single genomic window includes:
- a CDS encoding PSP1 domain-containing protein, which produces MGCSSCSTGKDGQPKGCKNNGTCGTDGCNKLTVFDWLSNMSLPNGAEPFNCVEVRFKNSRKEFFKNTDKLSLAIGDLVVTEAKSGYDVGMVTLTGELVRVQMKKKKVALDSEDILKLYRKASQKDVDTWQNCRDREEAIKKRAREIAIALNLEMKISDVEFQGDGSKATFYYTAEDRVDFRQLIKDMAKAFSIRIEMRQIGYRQEAQRLGGIGSCGRELCCSTWLTDFRSVSTAAARYQQLSLNPQKLAGQCGKLKCCLNYELDVYLDALKDFPSQDTKIFTEKGVAYCQKTDIFKEMLWFSYRDDAANWHMLTKDQVNELVALNKQKEKIVSLEDYAVENIVEEKAMVFENVVGQDSLTRFDKPKKSNKKRRNNNKKRNNNNNNNNNNNNNNNNNNNPNNKRSKPKSNPNSKSNKAKSPAKKRPVANKKNNNPNSNSNTNKKRPTKNAKK; this is translated from the coding sequence ATGGGTTGTAGCAGTTGTTCAACTGGTAAAGACGGCCAACCAAAAGGATGTAAGAACAATGGTACTTGCGGAACAGATGGCTGTAATAAATTAACGGTTTTTGATTGGCTCTCTAATATGTCGTTGCCAAACGGCGCAGAGCCTTTTAATTGCGTAGAGGTACGCTTTAAAAATAGTAGAAAAGAGTTTTTTAAAAACACAGATAAATTATCTCTAGCAATAGGAGACTTAGTAGTAACCGAAGCAAAATCTGGTTATGATGTTGGTATGGTAACACTTACAGGTGAGCTTGTAAGGGTGCAAATGAAAAAGAAAAAAGTTGCTTTAGATAGTGAAGATATTCTAAAACTATACAGAAAAGCTAGTCAAAAAGATGTAGATACTTGGCAAAATTGCAGAGATAGAGAAGAGGCTATTAAAAAGAGAGCCAGAGAAATTGCAATTGCACTTAATTTAGAGATGAAAATATCTGATGTTGAGTTTCAAGGAGATGGCTCTAAAGCTACATTTTACTACACAGCAGAAGACAGGGTAGATTTTAGACAGTTGATAAAAGATATGGCAAAGGCATTTTCTATTCGTATAGAAATGCGCCAAATTGGTTACAGACAAGAAGCACAACGTTTAGGCGGAATTGGATCTTGTGGTAGAGAACTTTGCTGCTCTACTTGGTTAACAGACTTTAGATCTGTAAGTACTGCTGCTGCCCGCTACCAACAACTTTCTTTAAATCCACAAAAGCTAGCTGGCCAATGCGGTAAACTAAAGTGTTGCTTAAACTATGAGTTAGATGTGTATTTAGATGCCTTGAAGGATTTTCCTAGTCAAGACACTAAAATATTTACAGAAAAAGGAGTTGCATACTGCCAAAAAACTGACATTTTCAAAGAAATGTTATGGTTTTCTTACAGAGATGATGCCGCAAACTGGCATATGCTAACCAAAGATCAAGTAAATGAACTTGTTGCCTTAAACAAGCAAAAAGAAAAAATTGTTAGCTTAGAAGATTATGCGGTAGAAAACATAGTTGAAGAAAAAGCAATGGTGTTTGAAAATGTTGTTGGCCAAGACAGTTTAACTCGTTTTGACAAACCAAAAAAGTCTAACAAAAAGAGACGCAACAATAATAAAAAGCGCAACAACAACAACAACAACAACAACAACAACAACAACAACAACAACAACAACAACAACCCTAATAATAAGAGGTCAAAACCAAAGTCAAACCCTAATAGCAAGAGTAACAAGGCTAAAAGTCCGGCTAAAAAAAGACCTGTTGCAAACAAAAAAAACAACAACCCAAATAGTAACAGCAACACTAACAAAAAAAGACCCACAAAAAATGCTAAGAAATAG
- a CDS encoding rhodanese-related sulfurtransferase, which yields MQLYNTLSAKERAALIEEAGKERLTISFYKYAHIGNTSLFRDHLFITWDQLEVLGRIYVATEGINAQLSVPAENFNAFKAHLDSITFLENVRLNIAIEQDNMSFLKLKVKVRNKIVADGLNDNAFDVTNKGVHVNAEKFNELIEDPNTVLVDMRNHYESEIGHFKNAITPDVDTFRDSLDIIENDLKDHKEDKKLVMYCTGGIRCEKASAYYKHKGFKNVYQLEGGIIEYTRQVTDKNLENKFIGKNFVFDHRRGERITDDVIANCHQCGDPCDTHVNCANEACHLLFIQCKKCAEEMDNCCSSECKEIHALPYEKQKELRRGKTVSNKIFKKGRSEVLKYKK from the coding sequence ATGCAACTGTACAATACATTAAGCGCCAAGGAAAGAGCAGCCCTTATTGAAGAGGCTGGTAAGGAACGCCTAACCATTTCTTTCTACAAATATGCGCACATAGGCAACACATCTTTATTTAGAGATCACTTATTTATTACCTGGGACCAATTAGAGGTTCTTGGACGTATTTATGTAGCAACAGAGGGTATAAACGCTCAATTATCTGTTCCTGCAGAAAATTTTAATGCCTTTAAAGCACATTTAGATAGTATTACATTTTTAGAAAATGTACGACTAAATATTGCCATTGAACAAGACAATATGTCCTTTTTAAAATTAAAGGTAAAAGTGCGTAATAAAATTGTTGCTGATGGTTTAAACGACAATGCTTTTGATGTTACAAACAAGGGGGTACACGTTAATGCTGAAAAATTTAACGAGCTTATTGAAGACCCAAATACGGTGTTGGTAGATATGCGCAACCATTATGAAAGTGAAATTGGTCACTTTAAAAATGCTATTACTCCAGATGTAGATACTTTTAGAGACTCTTTAGATATTATAGAGAACGATTTAAAAGACCACAAAGAAGATAAAAAACTAGTAATGTATTGTACTGGTGGTATACGTTGTGAAAAAGCTAGTGCTTATTACAAACACAAAGGCTTTAAAAACGTTTACCAACTAGAAGGTGGTATAATAGAGTATACCAGACAGGTAACTGATAAAAACCTAGAAAATAAGTTTATTGGTAAAAACTTTGTTTTTGACCACAGAAGAGGTGAGCGCATAACTGATGATGTTATTGCCAACTGTCACCAATGTGGAGATCCTTGTGACACACACGTAAACTGCGCTAACGAGGCTTGCCATTTATTATTTATACAGTGTAAAAAATGTGCCGAAGAAATGGACAATTGTTGTTCTTCAGAGTGCAAAGAAATACACGCACTGCCTTACGAAAAACAAAAAGAGCTTAGACGTGGTAAAACGGTAAGCAACAAAATATTTAAAAAAGGAAGATCTGAGGTTTTAAAATACAAAAAATAG
- the recA gene encoding recombinase RecA: MSNEKEAKLKALKLTLDKLDKTYGKGSVMKMGDKVVEDVAVISSGSLGLDIALGVGGYPRGRVVEIYGPESSGKTTLTLHAIAEAQKAGGIAAFIDAEHAFDRFYAEKLGVDIDNLIISQPDHGEQALEIADNLIRSGAIDIVIVDSVAALTPKSEIEGEMGDSKMGLHARLMSQALRKLTSSISKTNCTVIFINQLREKIGVMFGNPETTTGGNALKFYASVRLDIRRSTQIKNTDGDVQGNKTRVKVVKNKVAPPFRTTEFDIMYGQGVSKVGEILDLGVQYEIIKKSGSWFSYGDTKLGQGRDAVKSILADNPELLEELEVKIKDAIKAVTA, translated from the coding sequence ATGAGCAACGAAAAAGAAGCAAAATTAAAAGCGTTAAAATTAACTTTAGACAAGCTGGATAAGACTTACGGTAAAGGATCTGTAATGAAGATGGGAGATAAGGTTGTAGAAGATGTAGCTGTTATATCTTCTGGATCTTTAGGTTTAGACATTGCCTTAGGCGTAGGTGGTTATCCACGTGGTCGAGTTGTAGAAATATACGGACCAGAATCTTCTGGTAAAACAACATTAACGTTGCATGCTATAGCAGAGGCTCAAAAAGCTGGTGGTATTGCTGCTTTTATAGATGCAGAGCACGCTTTTGATCGTTTTTATGCAGAAAAATTAGGAGTAGATATAGATAATTTAATTATTTCTCAGCCAGATCATGGAGAGCAGGCTTTAGAAATTGCAGATAATTTAATTAGATCTGGTGCTATTGATATTGTTATTGTGGATTCTGTTGCCGCTTTAACGCCTAAAAGTGAAATTGAAGGTGAAATGGGTGACTCTAAAATGGGATTACACGCCAGACTTATGTCGCAAGCACTACGTAAACTAACAAGCTCTATTAGTAAAACAAATTGTACTGTTATCTTTATTAACCAGTTAAGAGAAAAAATTGGGGTTATGTTTGGTAATCCAGAAACTACTACTGGTGGTAATGCATTAAAATTTTATGCTTCTGTACGTTTAGATATTAGAAGATCTACACAAATTAAAAATACAGATGGTGATGTGCAGGGTAATAAAACAAGAGTAAAAGTTGTTAAAAATAAAGTTGCACCACCGTTTAGAACTACTGAGTTTGATATTATGTATGGTCAAGGTGTATCTAAAGTAGGAGAGATTTTAGATTTAGGTGTGCAATACGAAATAATTAAGAAAAGTGGATCTTGGTTTAGTTATGGCGATACAAAACTTGGTCAGGGTAGAGATGCTGTTAAAAGTATTTTAGCAGATAACCCAGAATTGCTAGAGGAATTAGAAGTAAAAATTAAAGATGCTATAAAAGCAGTTACAGCTTAA
- a CDS encoding RNA polymerase sigma factor produces the protein MDLNETIHNCVKGNRAAQELLYRHYAPMLYGVCLKYSKNKEEAEDNLHDSFMTIFNKIGQFKFNGSFDGWIKRITVNTVLQKYRKETYVAIKEEEKIEEPVEVEVTEDSPSLSMLLSYIQELPYKYRTTFNLYVLDGYTHKEIGDLLGTTAGTSKSNLARARQILKDKIEKTKLKIVVSIVLFCWLQF, from the coding sequence TTGGACTTAAATGAAACTATACATAATTGTGTAAAAGGCAATAGAGCAGCACAAGAGCTGCTTTACCGCCATTACGCTCCTATGCTTTATGGTGTTTGTTTAAAGTATTCTAAAAATAAAGAAGAGGCAGAAGACAATTTGCATGATAGCTTTATGACCATTTTTAATAAAATTGGTCAGTTTAAATTTAATGGTTCTTTTGATGGTTGGATAAAACGAATTACCGTTAATACTGTTCTGCAGAAATACAGAAAAGAAACTTACGTAGCTATAAAAGAAGAAGAAAAGATTGAAGAGCCAGTTGAAGTAGAAGTTACAGAAGACTCTCCCTCATTATCAATGCTTTTAAGTTACATACAAGAGTTGCCGTACAAATACAGAACAACGTTTAATTTATATGTGTTAGATGGCTATACGCACAAAGAAATAGGAGATTTGTTGGGTACAACGGCAGGTACATCTAAATCTAACTTAGCTAGAGCGCGACAAATTTTAAAGGATAAAATAGAAAAAACAAAGCTAAAAATAGTAGTTTCCATAGTGCTATTTTGTTGGTTGCAATTTTAA
- a CDS encoding outer membrane beta-barrel protein encodes MSKENLDKLFQDKFKDFGQVPDDKVWQRLNASLDDKKKDRFVIPIWWKLGGIAAVFALLFFAVKPFFMADDAIVPAITDTEKVLPNTDTKIVDKNAKINGEDTTDKNNINLPINEGSVVTTTNEEHGNNASVVNKNKANTHTFTATQKHKVTREEATTLFTVKNRENSAIAAALVKNATKHNKEVGNVDSVETKSTPNLKEEKEQLFSKEIEEAVVSTDTVGKKSIYDAIKEAEEKAVASVKKDKWSVGANVAPVYFNSLKDGSPVDPSFVSNSKSGNVNMSYGVTVAYAVNKKLSIRSGVHKVDYGYNTNNVFFKSAFDPKSNNMVSTIDYSANAESIVIQTDSDALLVPSSPKSEEFSYANKSTSREGKMVQQFGYLEVPLELNYALTEGKFGVNLIGGVSSLFLVDDSISLESDDLRTKIGESNNINSLNFSTNIGFGLNYMFTPKMQLSVEPMFKYQLNTFSNSSGDFQPFSMGVYSGLSFKF; translated from the coding sequence ATGAGTAAAGAAAATTTAGACAAGCTGTTCCAGGATAAGTTTAAAGACTTTGGACAAGTGCCAGATGATAAAGTTTGGCAGCGGCTTAATGCGTCTTTAGACGATAAGAAAAAAGATAGGTTTGTAATTCCTATTTGGTGGAAACTTGGCGGAATAGCTGCTGTTTTTGCTTTGTTGTTTTTTGCGGTAAAACCTTTTTTTATGGCTGATGATGCAATAGTGCCTGCAATTACAGATACAGAAAAGGTACTGCCTAATACAGATACAAAAATTGTAGATAAGAATGCAAAAATAAATGGAGAGGACACTACTGATAAAAACAATATTAATTTACCTATTAATGAAGGCTCTGTTGTAACTACTACAAATGAAGAACACGGTAATAATGCATCTGTAGTCAATAAGAATAAAGCTAATACTCATACTTTTACAGCTACACAAAAACATAAAGTAACCAGAGAAGAAGCTACAACCTTATTTACTGTTAAAAACAGAGAGAATAGTGCTATTGCAGCTGCTTTAGTTAAAAATGCGACAAAGCACAACAAAGAAGTAGGTAATGTAGATAGTGTTGAAACAAAATCAACACCAAACTTAAAAGAAGAAAAAGAACAACTTTTTTCTAAAGAAATAGAAGAAGCAGTTGTAAGTACAGATACAGTTGGTAAAAAATCTATTTATGATGCCATAAAAGAGGCTGAAGAAAAAGCTGTTGCGTCTGTAAAAAAAGACAAGTGGTCTGTAGGTGCTAATGTGGCGCCAGTATATTTTAATTCTTTAAAAGACGGTTCTCCAGTAGACCCTAGTTTTGTATCTAACTCAAAGTCTGGTAATGTAAATATGAGTTATGGAGTAACTGTTGCTTATGCAGTAAATAAAAAATTAAGCATACGATCTGGAGTGCATAAGGTAGACTATGGTTACAATACTAATAATGTATTTTTTAAATCTGCTTTTGATCCTAAAAGTAACAATATGGTTAGCACAATAGATTATAGTGCAAATGCAGAAAGTATTGTTATACAAACAGATTCAGATGCACTTTTAGTACCGAGCAGTCCAAAATCAGAGGAATTTAGTTATGCAAATAAAAGTACTAGTAGAGAGGGTAAAATGGTACAGCAATTTGGGTATTTAGAGGTTCCTTTAGAGCTTAATTATGCGCTTACAGAGGGTAAATTTGGTGTAAACCTGATAGGCGGTGTAAGTTCTTTGTTTCTAGTAGATGATTCTATCTCCTTAGAGTCTGATGATTTAAGAACTAAAATAGGAGAATCTAATAACATAAATAGCCTTAATTTTAGTACTAATATTGGTTTTGGACTTAATTATATGTTTACGCCTAAAATGCAGTTAAGTGTAGAGCCAATGTTTAAATACCAATTAAATACATTTTCTAATAGCTCTGGAGATTTTCAGCCTTTTTCTATGGGCGTTTATAGTGGTCTTAGTTTTAAGTTTTAA
- a CDS encoding lysophospholipid acyltransferase family protein translates to MFTFLKNIGHLLYRIWFYILVALPILLFFPLLFVFCIKEKWYPYFFWLARNCWARPILLGMGCPQQIKREQKIEKGKSYMLVANHTSMLDIMLMLRASRNPFVFVGKKELVKIPLFGFFYKRVCIMVDRSNTKSRTAVYMRAQRRLKQGLSICIFPEGGVPEEDVILDEFKDGAFKMAIAHKIPIVPMTFLDCKKRFSFTFFSGSPGLLRVKIHSFFETKELDEEHKATLREDVRNVILKELQSKKPTGISF, encoded by the coding sequence ATGTTCACTTTTTTAAAAAACATAGGTCACTTACTTTACCGCATTTGGTTTTATATACTTGTGGCACTGCCTATACTCTTATTTTTTCCATTATTATTTGTGTTTTGTATTAAAGAAAAATGGTACCCTTACTTTTTTTGGTTGGCGCGTAACTGCTGGGCCAGACCAATTTTATTAGGTATGGGCTGTCCGCAACAAATAAAAAGAGAACAAAAAATTGAAAAAGGAAAAAGCTATATGCTAGTTGCTAACCACACTAGTATGCTAGATATTATGCTTATGTTGCGCGCTAGTAGAAACCCTTTTGTATTTGTAGGCAAAAAAGAATTGGTTAAAATTCCGCTTTTTGGTTTCTTTTACAAACGCGTTTGTATTATGGTAGACCGTAGCAATACCAAAAGTAGAACTGCTGTGTATATGCGTGCACAAAGAAGATTAAAACAAGGACTAAGTATTTGTATTTTTCCTGAAGGTGGCGTGCCAGAGGAAGACGTTATTTTAGACGAGTTTAAAGATGGTGCTTTTAAAATGGCCATTGCTCATAAAATACCAATTGTACCTATGACTTTTTTAGACTGTAAAAAACGTTTTTCTTTTACCTTTTTTAGTGGAAGCCCAGGTTTATTGCGTGTAAAAATTCATTCCTTTTTTGAAACCAAGGAGTTAGATGAAGAACACAAAGCAACATTAAGAGAAGATGTGCGAAACGTTATACTTAAAGAGTTGCAAAGTAAAAAACCAACTGGTATTTCATTTTAA
- the trpS gene encoding tryptophan--tRNA ligase, with amino-acid sequence MARVLTGVQSTGVPHLGNILGAIMPAIEMANDPKNESFLFIADMHSLTQIKNGEELRNNTYAVAATWLAFGLDIEKTVFYRQSDVPQTTELSWYLSCFFPYQRLTLAHSFKDKADRLEDVNAGLFTYPMLMAADILLYDAEIVPVGKDQMQHLEITRDVASRFHAQLGETFVLPQGKVQEESKFIPGTDGTKMSKSKGNLINLFQTDKKLRKQIMGIQTDSTPMEDPKDPEGDNVFELYKILATTEQVDEMRAKYKGGNYGYGHAKQELFELIIDKFADAREKYNYYMNNLDEIDAALAKGAAKATAVATEVLSRVRAKVGY; translated from the coding sequence ATGGCAAGAGTTTTAACAGGAGTACAGAGCACAGGAGTGCCACATTTAGGTAATATTTTAGGTGCAATTATGCCAGCAATAGAAATGGCAAACGACCCTAAAAACGAATCTTTTCTTTTTATAGCAGATATGCATTCGCTAACGCAAATAAAAAACGGAGAAGAATTACGTAACAACACCTATGCTGTAGCTGCTACTTGGCTTGCTTTTGGTTTAGATATTGAAAAAACTGTTTTTTACAGACAGAGTGATGTTCCGCAAACCACAGAATTATCATGGTATTTAAGCTGTTTTTTTCCGTACCAAAGACTAACTCTAGCACATTCCTTTAAAGATAAGGCAGATAGGTTAGAAGATGTTAATGCTGGTTTATTTACTTACCCAATGCTTATGGCAGCAGATATATTGTTGTATGATGCGGAGATTGTGCCTGTAGGTAAAGACCAAATGCAGCATTTAGAAATTACTAGAGATGTAGCGTCTAGATTTCATGCGCAATTAGGAGAAACATTTGTTTTGCCACAAGGTAAGGTGCAAGAGGAATCTAAGTTTATTCCGGGTACAGATGGTACTAAAATGAGTAAGAGTAAAGGCAACTTAATTAATTTGTTTCAGACCGATAAGAAGTTGCGCAAACAAATTATGGGTATACAAACAGATAGCACACCAATGGAAGACCCTAAAGACCCAGAAGGTGATAATGTGTTTGAGTTATATAAAATATTAGCAACAACAGAGCAGGTTGATGAAATGCGTGCTAAATATAAAGGTGGTAATTACGGATACGGACACGCAAAACAAGAGTTATTTGAGCTTATTATTGATAAGTTTGCAGATGCACGTGAAAAGTATAATTATTACATGAATAATTTAGATGAGATAGATGCAGCACTTGCTAAAGGAGCAGCAAAGGCAACTGCGGTTGCAACTGAGGTGCTAAGTAGAGTAAGAGCAAAAGTAGGTTATTAA
- a CDS encoding FKBP-type peptidyl-prolyl cis-trans isomerase — MKKLLIVALTLVIGNASYAQKKKDLIKEVAALKSEASTLKKELNQLKKAKEVNLNDSIHKFSYAFGVEIGTSLKSVGVKSINYDVFAVALEETLNGNEKISRQDASSYIQKSVMEIKERESKRLKLDSENFLAENAKREGIKTTESGLQYEILTPADGQKPTADDKVEVHYEGKLIDGTIFDSSIERGESIVFGVSQVIKGWTEALQLMSVGSKYRIYIPQELAYGENGAGGQIPPYAALIFDVELISIK; from the coding sequence ATGAAAAAACTATTAATTGTAGCATTAACCCTTGTAATAGGTAACGCTAGTTATGCTCAAAAAAAGAAAGATTTAATAAAGGAAGTAGCCGCTTTAAAATCTGAAGCTTCTACCCTAAAAAAAGAGTTAAATCAACTTAAAAAAGCCAAAGAAGTAAACCTAAACGACAGTATACACAAATTTAGTTACGCATTTGGTGTTGAAATAGGAACCAGCTTAAAATCCGTGGGTGTAAAGTCTATTAACTATGATGTGTTTGCAGTTGCATTAGAAGAAACTTTAAATGGTAACGAAAAAATTTCTAGACAAGACGCTAGTTCATATATCCAGAAAAGCGTGATGGAAATTAAAGAAAGAGAATCCAAAAGGTTAAAGTTAGACAGCGAGAATTTTTTAGCCGAAAATGCTAAAAGAGAAGGTATTAAAACTACAGAAAGTGGATTACAGTACGAGATTTTAACTCCTGCTGATGGTCAAAAACCAACTGCGGATGATAAAGTTGAAGTACATTATGAGGGGAAACTTATAGACGGAACCATTTTTGATAGCTCTATAGAGCGTGGAGAATCTATAGTATTTGGAGTATCGCAAGTTATAAAAGGGTGGACAGAAGCATTACAATTAATGTCTGTTGGCTCTAAATACAGAATTTATATTCCTCAAGAATTGGCTTATGGAGAAAACGGAGCAGGAGGCCAAATACCTCCTTACGCCGCTTTAATTTTTGATGTAGAATTAATTTCTATTAAATAA
- the dprA gene encoding DNA-processing protein DprA has translation MTTTELIATLRLQSIPNIGSVTAKKLIAHCGSASQIFSSRKTDLLKIDGIGTLKLKNIFDTSHLDAAEEELQFIKKNNIETLYFKDENYPDYLKHAIDAPILLFKRGNINLKNRKIISVVGTRKITSYGTAFCEKFIADIAPLNPIIVSGFAYGVDICIQKEAIKHGLQTIGCLAHGLNQVYPKVHSKYTTDIEKNGGFLTEFWSTSTPERENFLKRNRIIAGLSEATVVVESAEKGGSLVTADIAHGYNREVFAVPGRTQDKYSLGCNNLIKQQKAQMITSAADVVYLLGWEPKQKPKITQQQLFVELTEVEQQIHSFLQTEGKQLLDTIALACNIPVFKTSSTLLNMEMKGAIRPLPGKLFEAI, from the coding sequence ATGACTACAACAGAATTAATTGCAACTTTAAGATTACAAAGCATTCCTAATATTGGAAGTGTTACAGCTAAAAAATTAATTGCCCATTGTGGCAGTGCCTCTCAAATTTTTAGTAGTAGAAAAACAGATCTTTTAAAAATTGATGGCATTGGAACGCTAAAGTTGAAAAATATTTTTGACACATCACATTTAGATGCTGCAGAAGAAGAGCTTCAATTTATTAAAAAAAATAATATTGAAACACTTTATTTTAAAGATGAAAATTATCCAGATTATTTAAAACACGCTATAGATGCTCCTATTTTATTATTTAAAAGAGGGAATATCAATTTAAAAAATAGAAAAATTATTAGTGTTGTTGGCACACGTAAAATTACTAGTTATGGCACTGCCTTTTGCGAAAAATTTATTGCTGACATTGCTCCTTTAAATCCAATTATTGTAAGTGGCTTTGCATATGGCGTAGATATTTGCATACAAAAAGAAGCTATAAAACACGGTTTACAAACCATTGGTTGCTTGGCACATGGTTTAAATCAAGTTTACCCAAAAGTGCATAGTAAGTATACAACAGATATTGAGAAAAATGGCGGATTTTTAACTGAGTTTTGGAGCACAAGCACACCAGAGCGTGAAAATTTTTTAAAACGAAACAGAATTATTGCTGGCTTAAGTGAAGCCACTGTGGTAGTAGAATCTGCTGAAAAAGGAGGTAGCTTAGTTACTGCAGATATAGCGCACGGATACAATAGAGAGGTTTTTGCGGTTCCTGGGAGAACTCAAGACAAATACAGTTTAGGTTGCAATAATTTAATTAAACAACAAAAAGCACAAATGATTACTTCTGCTGCAGATGTTGTATATTTATTAGGCTGGGAACCTAAACAAAAGCCAAAAATTACGCAACAACAATTGTTTGTAGAACTTACCGAGGTAGAGCAACAAATACACTCTTTTTTACAAACTGAAGGCAAACAGCTACTAGATACTATTGCTTTGGCGTGTAACATTCCTGTTTTCAAAACCTCATCTACATTACTAAATATGGAAATGAAAGGAGCCATTAGACCACTACCCGGAAAATTGTTTGAAGCTATATAA
- a CDS encoding SPOR domain-containing protein, translating into MRTEQYIEELLYRYNCVVIPEFGAFLTQKKSAELDEATNTFTPPTKIVSFNQQVNSNDGLLITYIATAEKSTFEEVLEALTKEVEHWKRMLKLGQRIKFASVGELFLNEDQKIQFIPANQVNYLTTSFGLSTVVASPVTREVLKEEVVALEEEVPFIITPEKRKTTTFRPYLKYAAIALLAISTGLTGLRYYNTTVAIQEIAQQDAQEQISRTIQEATFFDTTPLELPSLSLDIIAKPATQEHYVIAGAFRVQKNANRKIKELKKQGYNALYVGVNKYGLHQVAYASFSDANEGLKFLQKIKSGVSSDAWLLSVK; encoded by the coding sequence ATGCGAACAGAACAATATATTGAAGAATTATTATATAGGTACAACTGTGTTGTAATACCTGAGTTTGGAGCTTTTTTAACGCAAAAAAAATCTGCTGAACTAGATGAGGCTACTAATACCTTTACGCCACCTACAAAGATAGTTTCGTTTAACCAACAAGTAAATTCTAATGATGGCTTGTTAATAACATATATTGCAACGGCAGAAAAATCTACTTTTGAAGAGGTTTTGGAGGCGTTGACAAAAGAAGTTGAGCATTGGAAGAGAATGTTAAAATTGGGGCAAAGAATTAAGTTTGCTTCAGTAGGTGAGTTGTTTTTAAATGAGGACCAAAAAATACAATTTATACCAGCTAACCAAGTAAATTATTTAACAACATCTTTTGGTTTATCTACTGTAGTGGCATCACCAGTTACTAGAGAAGTGTTAAAAGAAGAAGTGGTAGCTTTAGAAGAAGAAGTACCATTTATTATTACACCAGAAAAAAGAAAAACAACTACGTTTAGACCGTATTTAAAGTATGCAGCAATTGCTTTATTGGCAATTTCTACTGGTTTAACAGGTTTACGTTACTACAATACTACAGTTGCAATACAAGAAATTGCACAGCAAGATGCACAAGAGCAAATATCTAGAACTATACAAGAGGCTACTTTTTTTGATACTACACCATTAGAGCTGCCATCTTTGTCTTTAGATATTATTGCAAAGCCTGCTACGCAAGAGCATTATGTAATTGCTGGTGCATTTAGAGTGCAAAAAAATGCAAACCGTAAAATAAAAGAACTTAAAAAACAAGGCTATAATGCACTGTATGTTGGCGTAAATAAATATGGTTTACACCAAGTAGCTTATGCAAGTTTTAGTGATGCTAACGAGGGTTTAAAGTTTTTGCAAAAAATTAAATCGGGCGTATCTTCAGATGCTTGGTTGCTTTCAGTAAAGTAA
- a CDS encoding acyl-CoA thioesterase, which yields MHTPKDSRTVMTDLVLPSETNPLNNLFGGELLARMDRAASIAARRHSRRIVVTASVNHVAFNRSVPVGSVVTVEAAVSRAFKTSMEIFIDVWIEDRFSGEKTKANEAIYTFVAVDDTGKPTEVPALIPETDLEVERFEAALRRKQLSLVLAGKLKPKDATELKAIFIDK from the coding sequence ATGCACACACCTAAAGATAGTAGAACAGTTATGACAGATTTGGTACTCCCTAGTGAGACCAATCCGCTAAACAATTTGTTTGGTGGCGAACTGTTAGCGCGTATGGACAGGGCTGCTAGTATTGCTGCGCGTAGACACAGTAGACGTATAGTTGTAACTGCGTCTGTAAACCACGTAGCTTTTAATAGATCTGTTCCTGTAGGAAGTGTTGTTACTGTAGAAGCAGCTGTTTCTAGAGCATTTAAAACTTCTATGGAGATTTTTATTGATGTTTGGATAGAGGATAGGTTTAGCGGTGAAAAAACAAAAGCAAACGAAGCTATTTATACTTTTGTTGCTGTAGATGATACCGGAAAACCTACTGAAGTGCCTGCATTAATTCCTGAAACTGATTTAGAGGTTGAGCGTTTTGAAGCTGCTCTACGTAGAAAACAGCTTAGTTTGGTACTAGCTGGCAAGCTTAAACCTAAAGATGCAACTGAGTTAAAAGCAATATTTATAGATAAATAA